The nucleotide sequence TAGAGCTAGAAACCTCGAAATGACATATATCAGTTtttatgtgttcatctagttttcttaattataaaaatactatcaaacattaatttaacctaatatattaagagcagtgatttttttaaatataaatatgttcgaaaaattaattcatttttaaaaaattactgttctcaatatattcggtcaaattgatatttgatagtatttttaaatcgggagaactagacgaacacatatgaactagtttcatgtcatttaTAGGTCTCTATATTCATCAGTCAGTTTTGACTGAAAGCGGCTGGTGGACTTAGAGACCTCAAAATAACATGAAATCAGTTCCTATATGTTCATctaattttccttattttaaaatgctatcaaatatcaatttgacccaatatattaataGCAGtgaatttttaaatatgaatgtatttaaaaaattaattcgtatttaaaaaaatcactgctctcaatatattgtgtaaaattgatatttgagagaattgatataatcataagaactaaaAGAACCCATAAGATCTAGTTTTacttcattccgagctctctaggtccatcaatcgaTTTTGACCGAATGAACCTACATTGATTTTATTTAAGTTCATTCAAccatagtttaaaaaaaaatcactgctcttaatatattacgtcaaattgatatttgatagtatttttactaTCAGgaaaactagacgaacacatataaactggtttcatgtcattccgagctctctaggaatgacatgaaactcgtttctatgtgttcgtctagttttcCTGATAGTAAAAaaactatcaaatatcaatttgacgcaatatattgagaataatgattttttgaatattaATATATCCgaaaaattaatttatgtttaaaaaatcactactctcaatatattaggtcaaattaatgtttgatagtatttttataatcatgagaactagaagaacatatagaaattaatttcatatcattccaaggtctctaggtccatcaatcaaTTTGGATCGAAATTGACTGATGGATTTTGGATAGAATGAACATGATTtagtaatattaaaattataatacatgatttaaatattttgaaaacttatctaCTTATTGGgtaaaaaattaggaaaaaaattcttcttctatatttccttctatttcattttcgTCAAAAGAAATGCaagaattttcaaatttcaaatagataaatattttagaaataaatttttgaCTGCGTGTAAATTGTATTTCAAATAAAACTTATCAGTAGGAAAATCAGATAATCGGGGatacttgaattattaataaaaaaaaccgTAGTGAGAAACTCTGACCCCAAATTTAAAGTCATGCACTTTTGACTTCAACGCGATCTTTCTGCCAAACTGCTCAAAGTCTATCTGATCTGATGTTTCTTCTCCACTgtttggtcacataccaaaagaTCAAATAAGTCCTCCACGAGATCCCTCTCACCTAGGCACATGTCCTGGTATTTCTCCATCAAAACGGCAACTTTCTATGGCAAAGCTATTATTTATACGCTGCCATAGCATCAAAACACGTAGAGCGTATTTTTCTAAACCAAAAAAGTTAAAAAGAAACTTATCATCAGTGAAGTGGTCATGAAGGGAAGCATAGCCGAAAGAAAAGGTTTGCTcaactttgttttttttctccATTCTTTTTGCATCAGAATTCACACTCTGCAGAGAAGGAAAGAATCACATCAACAGCACTCGAGAATatgtatatatacacacacacagaCACACAAGTATAGTAAAAAAGGTCTTTGCAGAGGGCTCCAGCTGCCTCCTTACTCGCTTGGGCTTCCTTAATTTCTTAGTTCATAAGGTTTGACTGTGTGAGCTACAGTGAGTCGTTATATTGACCCATTCTCTGCTCTTGGACATTTAAGCTTCAGGAGAGCTCCTGAAAGATGAGAATTCTGCAGGGAGATAGATTTGAGTGGCAAAGGACGTGTTAAGGCATGGAATGCTTTTTGTCTCTTTTGAAGGAGATCATCTTGGTTTCTTCCTGTTGTTGTTCCCCGGAAGAAGAAAGGGGATACTAATTATGCGAGATTGATTTCCTGCTCGAAGTTTGCTTCACTGTGGGCAATCGGGCTGAAGTTTGAGAGTAAGTGAGATTGATTTCTCTCCACTTTTTATTAACATACTTGAAATCTGCATCATGCTTTATACGCCATTTGGCCCTGACGTCTTGCTTGTAATTGAACCTATCAAATAGTTTTAAGAGACATTAtcacttttttttattaaaaaaaaactttagtagCTTGATCTTTTAAAGGTGCACTTCATCTAAAAGTTAATAAACTTCCGCTAAAGCTCACTTTTTGTTGCTTGCATGCGCATGTTTATTGCACACCTGAAGCAGCCCAAGAAGTGAACTTTTCATGACATTCTGTATCTGTTGCCCCACTCAATAAGAATGACCTTAAACGTGTATGCCATGAGCTTAAATCAATGCGTTGTCCTCCTCACCTTTTACTGACGGTGTTTCGATCCCTGATCTCAGAAGGAATATATAATGCTCTGTCAGGAATTGTACAAGTCTAATACTCTCAATCAGGGTTTGTGTAGGTTTTAAAACACTAGAATGGGATTGCCAATGATGTGCCAATTTACGATGCTTGTGTTTTCCTTGGCCTCAATGTTAAGATGTGAAGCAGCAGTTCCAGCCACTTCTTTCAGCAATAAGGAGGCAGTTGGGCTTTCTGTCACTGAGACAGGTACGTTACTTCTTTGTTCAAATTTGATTTGCATCTCATATTAGATTGTTCTCATATTACTGGTGATTGATGGACCTTTCCTCTCCTTTTATCCTTAAAAGAAAGAGTTTTGATCGAAGACGGGAACAATGCAGAAGTTGTAGGAGGATTATCAGCAAGGACACAGAGAGTTGATCCTTTGAATGGCTTCAAAAAGTACATGGGTGGCTACAGCATCACAAGCAAGCATTACTGGAGTGTAATCTCTGTTCCCTCTCTGCCACTGTATAAACTTGAACAgatattgaattttttttccttttttcagtCTACAATTTATACAGGAAGATATGGGTACATAATTGGCACAATATGGCTTCTCAGTGGTTTTTTGTATGCTTGCATTCTTGTGGCACGAAGGACTAGTTTGCTCAAGATGGAAAGGAAGCAAAAGAAAGAACTCCCTTGTTCTAAGAGACACCATGTCTGGGCAATGGTGCTTGGGATCATATTGGCATGCCTCGCCATGTAAGCCTGTTATTATGAAATGAGAATGTTTATCCACAAACAAATGTTGTAAAAAAGTTACTATGCAGAGTAGCATCTGGTATTGTGCTTGGTGGAAGCTCTAAGTTTCATTCAAGAGTGCGATCAATCAAGAACATCATCGTAAAAACATCACAAGAGGCTTCACAAACCATAAACAATGTGACAAAAGCTATAGGCGACATGGAAAGTGTTGCAGCACAATATCAATATGGCATCCTTGAAGGATCCAGCTATTTGAATTCCAGGTCTCAAATTCTTAATGACGAAGCTGCAAACATGCAGCAAAAGGCTGAGAAGAGCATGCACCTGGTCGATAGGGCAATTGGCATATTGTAAGAACTGAACACTAAACAAAGAGGGAAATGAACatcaaactgttgtctttaataacATTGGCAATGGTCCATTTTGCAGGAAAATGATGACCATCTTCATCATTGTGCCAAATCTTATAGTTCTTCTTgcagttgttggtaaatcttgcgTTAACcatcttttattaatttttttgccACATTAATTTGACATCTAATTGTTTTATTTCCTTCCTTGTTGCAGTCTTGAGGCCTCTGAGACTAAGACTTAGCCGGACTTTTTCTCTGTAAGTAAGCAAACTTAACTAGTCGTCAAGTCAGTTAAGAGTTCAGATCTCACTGTAAAATAACAGAGATCATAAAGATCTCCTAAAATCCAATTCGTATTTTGAATGTAAAATCCAACATTATCATTCTACTCTGACAGGTCTATCATCTTTTGCTGGCTACTTACATTTGCCTTGTGGGTATTCTTTGGAATATATTTCTTCCTATCTAAGTACGTAAAATATGTACTCTGTATGAGCACTTGTTTTTTCACAATTACGATCAAGTTAATTCCCCTAAATTTGCAGATTCTCTGCTGATACCTGTGCAGCAATTGAGGAATATCAACAaaatcctcaaaatagcaccttAAGCTCAATCCTACAATGCAGTGAGCAACTGTCAGCTAATATTTTTCTACATGATATCCGACAAGGAATCCATGATACCATTGACCAGGTACCGaactctaatattttttttaaaattcgatAATGATGACAGGTAACaagcaattgtagcaaattaacAAGGGTTATCAAGTTCTTAATAGCTACTACATTTGCAAAATGTGCAGGTAAATGCAAACATATCAACAGCGAAATCACTGTCTCTTCCAGATCTGGAGTATGTTTGCAACCCCTTTACTGGACCACCAGAGTATTCTTACCAACCAGGAAACTGTTCTTCCAACACAATCAAAATAGGAGATATTCCTGAGGTAATTTCTTTCTCTTGCATACTCTCCAAATGTTCTTC is from Zingiber officinale cultivar Zhangliang chromosome 7B, Zo_v1.1, whole genome shotgun sequence and encodes:
- the LOC122005176 gene encoding uncharacterized protein LOC122005176 isoform X2; protein product: MGGYSITSKHYWSSTIYTGRYGYIIGTIWLLSGFLYACILVARRTSLLKMERKQKKELPCSKRHHVWAMVLGIILACLAIVASGIVLGGSSKFHSRVRSIKNIIVKTSQEASQTINNVTKAIGDMESVAAQYQYGILEGSSYLNSRSQILNDEAANMQQKAEKSMHLVDRAIGILKMMTIFIIVPNLIVLLAVVVLRPLRLRLSRTFSLSIIFCWLLTFALWVFFGIYFFLSKFSADTCAAIEEYQQNPQNSTLSSILQCSEQLSANIFLHDIRQGIHDTIDQVNANISTAKSLSLPDLEYVCNPFTGPPEYSYQPGNCSSNTIKIGDIPEILKKYTCWDDGGGGSCSHGEFLSPAEYTRVQVYTSSMQNILDGFPRMERLANCRLVGDAFSKILVEECKPLKYYVRLTWTAMTVLSAIMVALVLILISEPVYQDGSHSSDISVRPQPTSTVI
- the LOC122005176 gene encoding uncharacterized protein LOC122005176 isoform X3, whose protein sequence is MGLPMMCQFTMLVFSLASMLRCEAAVPATSFSNKEAVGLSVTETERVLIEDGNNAEVVGGLSARTQRVDPLNGFKKYMGGYSITSKHYWSSTIYTGRYGYIIGTIWLLSGFLYACILVARRTSLLKMERKQKKELPCSKRHHVWAMVLGIILACLAIVASGIVLGGSSKFHSRVRSIKNIIVKTSQEASQTINNVTKAIGDMESVAAQYQYGILEGSSYLNSRSQILNDEAANMQQKAEKSMHLVDRAIGILKMMTIFIIVPNLIVLLAVVVLRPLRLRLSRTFSLSIIFCWLLTFALWVFFGIYFFLSKFSADTCAAIEEYQQNPQNSTLSSILQCSEQLSANIFLHDIRQGIHDTIDQVNANISTAKSLSLPDLEYVCNPFTGPPEYSYQPGNCSSNTIKIGDIPEPWRIFITSRVHKSASLHELHAEYT
- the LOC122005176 gene encoding uncharacterized protein LOC122005176 isoform X1 — translated: MGLPMMCQFTMLVFSLASMLRCEAAVPATSFSNKEAVGLSVTETERVLIEDGNNAEVVGGLSARTQRVDPLNGFKKYMGGYSITSKHYWSSTIYTGRYGYIIGTIWLLSGFLYACILVARRTSLLKMERKQKKELPCSKRHHVWAMVLGIILACLAIVASGIVLGGSSKFHSRVRSIKNIIVKTSQEASQTINNVTKAIGDMESVAAQYQYGILEGSSYLNSRSQILNDEAANMQQKAEKSMHLVDRAIGILKMMTIFIIVPNLIVLLAVVVLRPLRLRLSRTFSLSIIFCWLLTFALWVFFGIYFFLSKFSADTCAAIEEYQQNPQNSTLSSILQCSEQLSANIFLHDIRQGIHDTIDQVNANISTAKSLSLPDLEYVCNPFTGPPEYSYQPGNCSSNTIKIGDIPEILKKYTCWDDGGGGSCSHGEFLSPAEYTRVQVYTSSMQNILDGFPRMERLANCRLVGDAFSKILVEECKPLKYYVRLTWTAMTVLSAIMVALVLILISEPVYQDGSHSSDISVRPQPTSTVI